One window of Aerococcus tenax genomic DNA carries:
- the tnpB gene encoding IS66 family insertion sequence element accessory protein TnpB (TnpB, as the term is used for proteins encoded by IS66 family insertion elements, is considered an accessory protein, since TnpC, encoded by a neighboring gene, is a DDE family transposase.), with product MIINMDDLHHIYIAYGKTDLRKGIDSLTTIVQEEFKMDPFSQSLFLFCGTRNDRFKALYWDGSGFWLFYKRFEDGKMQWPKTHRELKQISKQQWQWLLDGFSIESSVRKTQKKKFY from the coding sequence ATGATTATTAATATGGATGACCTTCATCATATTTACATTGCCTACGGCAAAACTGATTTAAGGAAAGGAATTGATTCGCTAACAACTATTGTTCAGGAAGAATTTAAAATGGATCCGTTCAGTCAGTCATTATTTTTATTTTGTGGAACCCGCAATGATCGTTTTAAAGCACTCTATTGGGATGGCAGTGGCTTTTGGCTATTCTACAAACGATTTGAAGATGGTAAAATGCAATGGCCTAAGACTCATAGAGAATTGAAACAGATTTCAAAGCAACAGTGGCAATGGTTACTCGATGGTTTTTCTATCGAAAGTTCTGTAAGAAAAACACAAAAGAAAAAGTTTTATTGA